In one window of Acidobacteriota bacterium DNA:
- a CDS encoding NUDIX hydrolase, with protein MADGTDHRQLQHPHGSEWVRHCPRCGSGLESRRVHAEQRLRKVCPACGFVFYLNPKVVAAAVPRQGPGIWLVRRDIEPSRGLWTFPGGYVDLGETVPEAAVREAYEETRLDIRLDALLGVYSYAGADVVMVVYRATVVGGTASPTPESREVRRFDPGDIPWGELAFPSTRDALADYVHPEAPPPGARKISVGKE; from the coding sequence ATGGCGGACGGGACGGATCACCGGCAGCTCCAGCATCCCCACGGATCGGAATGGGTCAGGCACTGCCCCCGCTGCGGCAGCGGGCTCGAAAGCCGTCGCGTGCACGCGGAGCAGCGCCTGAGGAAGGTATGCCCCGCGTGCGGCTTCGTCTTCTACCTGAACCCCAAGGTGGTAGCGGCGGCCGTGCCGCGCCAGGGCCCGGGAATCTGGCTTGTGCGCCGGGACATCGAGCCGTCCCGCGGGCTCTGGACCTTTCCCGGCGGGTACGTGGACCTCGGGGAAACGGTCCCCGAGGCGGCGGTGCGCGAGGCCTACGAGGAAACCCGGCTGGACATCCGCCTGGACGCGCTCCTCGGCGTCTATTCGTACGCGGGGGCCGATGTCGTCATGGTCGTGTACCGGGCCACCGTCGTCGGGGGAACCGCTTCCCCGACCCCCGAGAGCCGGGAGGTCCGCCGCTTCGACCCGGGCGACATTCCCTGGGGGGAGCTGGCCTTCCCCTCCACGCGCGACGCCCTCGCGGATTACGTGCACCCCGAGGCGCCCCCGCCGGGCGCCCGGAAAATCTCTGTCGGAAAGGAATGA
- the ribB gene encoding 3,4-dihydroxy-2-butanone-4-phosphate synthase yields the protein MGFSRVEEAIEEIRDGRMVVIVDDEDRENEGDLTIAAAKVTPEAINFMAKYGRGLICLAMTGERLDQLRIPMMVGENTSRFGTAFTVSIEARHGVTTGISAADRARTILTAVDPASGPGDLARPGHVFPLRARPGGVLMRAGQTEASVDLARMAGLCPAAVICEIMSEDGTMARVPELGEFVERHGIRMVTVADIIAYRLKTETFVKAVTEAEFPTEFGDFRIVVFENLLDEDHHVALIKGEIHPETPLMVRVHSQSTVADVFGSLRSGAPGELRDALRIINECGNGILVYLRQEDKGETLVEEIRSYARENGAPKAAPLPAKTQSSSDLRIYGIGAQILRELGAGRIRLLTNHPKKIVGLHGYGLTVVEQIRL from the coding sequence TTGGGATTCAGCAGGGTCGAAGAGGCGATAGAGGAGATCCGGGACGGGCGCATGGTCGTCATCGTCGACGATGAGGACCGCGAGAACGAGGGCGATCTGACGATCGCGGCCGCCAAGGTGACCCCGGAGGCGATCAATTTCATGGCGAAATACGGACGCGGACTGATCTGCCTGGCCATGACGGGGGAGAGGCTGGACCAGCTGCGCATTCCCATGATGGTGGGGGAAAACACCAGCCGCTTCGGGACGGCCTTCACCGTCTCCATCGAAGCCCGGCACGGCGTCACCACCGGGATATCGGCCGCGGACCGCGCCCGGACCATTCTCACGGCCGTCGATCCGGCGAGCGGGCCGGGGGACCTGGCCCGCCCGGGGCACGTCTTCCCGCTCAGGGCGCGGCCGGGGGGGGTGCTGATGCGCGCGGGGCAGACGGAAGCGTCGGTGGACCTGGCCCGCATGGCCGGTCTCTGCCCGGCGGCGGTGATCTGCGAGATCATGAGCGAAGACGGGACCATGGCCCGCGTTCCCGAACTCGGGGAGTTCGTCGAGCGCCACGGCATCCGGATGGTCACCGTCGCCGACATCATCGCCTACCGGCTCAAGACGGAGACCTTCGTGAAGGCCGTCACCGAGGCGGAGTTTCCCACCGAATTCGGGGATTTCAGGATCGTCGTTTTCGAAAACCTGCTGGACGAGGACCACCACGTCGCGCTCATCAAGGGGGAGATCCACCCGGAGACTCCGCTGATGGTGCGCGTGCATTCGCAATCGACCGTGGCCGACGTTTTCGGGTCGCTGCGCAGCGGGGCGCCGGGCGAGCTGCGGGACGCGCTGCGGATCATCAACGAATGCGGCAACGGGATCCTCGTGTACCTCCGCCAGGAGGACAAGGGGGAAACCCTGGTGGAAGAGATCCGGTCCTACGCGCGGGAAAACGGGGCGCCCAAGGCGGCGCCCCTCCCGGCGAAGACGCAGTCCAGCAGCGACCTGCGGATCTACGGAATCGGGGCCCAGATCCTGCGGGAGCTGGGCGCGGGCCGGATACGCCTGCTCACGAACCATCCGAAGAAGATCGTCGGCCTCCATGGATACGGCCTGACCGTGGTGGAGCAGATCCGGCTGTAG
- the metG gene encoding methionine--tRNA ligase yields the protein MSVDATGEKILVTAALPYANGPLHLGHLAGAYIPADVYVRYQRLKGMDVLFICGSDEHGVPITIRADREKVTPQEVVDRYHAIMADSFRRMGILFDNYSRTSLPLHHRISQEFFLTLHRKGYIREETVRQFYCEPCRRFLPDRYIEGECPHCHASGARGDQCEACGRWLEPEQLIAPKCKVCAAAPELRSTRHWYFALSRLQESLERWQASKPEWKSNVREFCSGWFKEGLTDRPITRDIDWGVPVPLPGAEGKVLYVWFDAPIGYISSSVEWAEKQGRPDRWRDYWLDPRTRLVHFIGKDNIVFHAIVWPAALMAHGEYVLPAQIPANEFLNIEGRKISTSRNWAVWVDDYLEVFPPDPLRYYFEANAPENKDADFTWKDFQARNNGDLADVLGNLVNRCLTFVEKHFDGRVPPAGTLQPADRALLDSVGRSAASIGASLEEFQVRRAVTELMDLARLGNKYFNDAAPWSELKKDRDRCASILNTTLQLQLALSFLMEPFMPHSAEKLRLMLGRPATLEGARWEAVAGLRLADGHPLGTREILFHKIEDPVIEAQMAKLGK from the coding sequence ATGAGTGTGGACGCTACCGGAGAAAAGATACTAGTCACCGCTGCCCTCCCCTACGCCAACGGCCCCCTGCACCTGGGGCATCTCGCCGGCGCCTACATCCCGGCCGATGTCTACGTGCGCTACCAGCGCCTGAAGGGGATGGACGTGCTGTTCATCTGCGGCTCGGACGAGCACGGGGTTCCCATCACCATCCGGGCGGACCGGGAAAAGGTGACCCCGCAGGAGGTCGTCGACCGCTACCACGCCATCATGGCGGACAGCTTCCGGCGCATGGGCATCCTCTTCGACAACTACTCCAGGACCTCGCTCCCCCTGCATCACAGGATTTCCCAGGAGTTCTTCCTGACCCTGCACCGCAAGGGGTACATCCGCGAGGAGACCGTGCGGCAGTTCTACTGCGAACCCTGCCGCCGCTTTCTCCCCGATCGTTACATCGAGGGAGAATGCCCCCACTGCCACGCGTCCGGGGCCCGCGGGGACCAGTGCGAGGCGTGCGGACGCTGGCTGGAGCCGGAACAGCTGATCGCCCCGAAGTGCAAGGTGTGCGCCGCGGCCCCGGAGCTGCGCTCCACCCGGCACTGGTATTTCGCCCTCTCCCGCCTCCAGGAGAGCCTCGAGCGGTGGCAGGCGTCCAAGCCCGAATGGAAGAGCAACGTGCGGGAGTTCTGTTCCGGGTGGTTCAAGGAGGGCCTGACCGACCGGCCCATCACGCGCGACATCGACTGGGGGGTTCCGGTCCCGCTGCCGGGGGCCGAGGGCAAGGTGCTGTACGTCTGGTTCGACGCCCCCATCGGTTACATCTCTTCCTCGGTGGAGTGGGCCGAAAAGCAGGGGCGGCCCGACCGCTGGCGCGATTACTGGCTCGACCCCCGGACGCGCCTGGTGCACTTCATCGGCAAGGACAACATCGTGTTCCACGCCATCGTCTGGCCCGCGGCGCTGATGGCCCACGGGGAATACGTCCTCCCCGCCCAGATCCCGGCCAACGAGTTTCTGAACATCGAAGGGCGGAAGATCTCGACCAGCCGCAATTGGGCCGTCTGGGTGGACGATTACCTGGAGGTCTTTCCCCCGGACCCCCTGCGCTACTACTTCGAGGCCAACGCCCCCGAAAACAAGGACGCCGATTTCACCTGGAAGGATTTCCAGGCTCGCAACAACGGCGACCTGGCCGACGTGTTGGGAAACCTGGTCAACCGCTGCCTGACCTTCGTAGAGAAGCACTTCGACGGCCGGGTTCCCCCGGCCGGGACGCTCCAGCCCGCCGACCGGGCGCTCCTCGACTCCGTCGGGCGCTCCGCCGCTTCGATCGGCGCCTCCCTGGAGGAATTCCAGGTCCGGCGCGCCGTCACCGAGCTCATGGACCTGGCGCGCTTGGGAAACAAGTACTTCAACGACGCGGCGCCCTGGAGCGAGCTCAAGAAGGACCGGGATCGCTGCGCATCCATATTGAACACGACCCTGCAGCTGCAGCTGGCGCTGTCGTTTCTCATGGAGCCCTTCATGCCCCATTCCGCCGAAAAACTCCGGCTCATGCTGGGCCGCCCCGCAACCCTCGAGGGAGCGCGCTGGGAGGCGGTCGCCGGGCTCCGGCTCGCCGACGGCCACCCGCTCGGAACGCGCGAGATCCTCTTCCACAAGATCGAGGATCCCGTCATAGAGGCGCAGATGGCCAAACTGGGAAAATGA